Proteins co-encoded in one Gopherus evgoodei ecotype Sinaloan lineage chromosome 4, rGopEvg1_v1.p, whole genome shotgun sequence genomic window:
- the SRRM2 gene encoding serine/arginine repetitive matrix protein 2 isoform X18: MYNGIGLPTPRGSGTNGYVQRNLSAVRHKKERTDYKSEEELRKLESSLVKKPNQEILDHERKRKVELKCLELAELMEEQGYAEGEIQEKVATFRLMLLEKDVALGKEGEQQPEQKPAVTETHQLAEANEKKNERLRAAFGISENYVDGSSFDPNRRAKEAAAAAAKQQEQQKQYSLVHESSSSRSPSPKQKKKKKKKDRGRSESRSPSRRERKKSSKKKKHRSESDSKKRKHRSPSPKSKHKAKEKKRKRSTSESASQKGRRGRSSSPDSSSSSDSSRSRSRSVTTQKRASLPSVTPPAPPRRRADPEGASKDALKRDRSASPEVSRRAQSSSPRKSRDKREKRSSRHSPRQRSSSPSPVSEGKIKDKDRPWQPERKSTPAPSSEREPRPQRRSPSPEPARERASSGHKRPPSKETKSPRSSSPPPKKPVADRPKSPSQAAAPSPPATTRKAQLSRSGSESDENSSSSSPERDKPAPSRQEKSKGSQRRDRSSSSPEPSQPAKVASKPSSRRERSGTPAKSAKTRSLSKRDARSRSRTPPSRRERSRTPPRRGGRSRTPPRRGARSRTPPRRGRSRSRSPQWRGRSRSPQRWGRSRSRTPPRWGKSRTPQRRGRSRSPQRRGWSRSRTPQRPGWSRSRNTARRGRSRTPPRRGRSRSRTPPRRGRSRSRTPPRRGRSRSRTPPRRGRSRSRTPPRRGRSRSRTPPRRGRSRSRTPPRRGRSGSSPRREKSLISARRSRSGSSAERRKKSRLPLRRSLSDSSPDVKQKSRKVSRRSRSASSPRLQKKSRSSPRRSRSGSSPRPKKKSRSSPRRSRSGSSPVLKKKSRTPSRRRRRRRSGLSPALKKKSRSPPRRSRSGSSPEVKKKSRSPPRRRRSGSSPLARKKSRSSPRRSRSRSSPVLKKKSRSPLRRSRSSSSPVLKKKSRSPPRRSSSGSSSVAKKKSRSPPVRGRSGSSPALREKSRSPPRRSRSGSSPVVREKSRSPPRRSRSGSSPVVREKSRSPLRHSKSGSSPAVREKPRSPLRRSRSGSSPEQRGKSVSPPVRSRSDSSPGLKKKSRSPARQSGLGSSPAVEGKSRSPAVRSRSGSSPEQRGKSVSPPVRSRSDSSPGLKKKSRSPPRQSGLGSSPAVEGKSRSPAVRNRSGSSPEQRGKSVSPPVRSRSDSSPGLKKKSRSPPRQSGLGSSPAVEGKSRSPAVRNRSGSSPDLKKLSKTSPRHSGAGSSPVVEEKSSLLPRCSQSGSSPELMKKSRSPPVIGRSGSSPELNDKSSSSLPRQSQSGSPPEPKKKSRSPPRCVKPGASPVVKEKSRSPQPWQSRSGSSPEVKKKSPSPSIRGASVEQAKSRSPPSLSGSGSLLTLKGKSSSPPRHSRSGSSPGSGSKLGAVSKHNRPGVCPEATELVRILAGQVKPVSPEAKDKYGTSPRRSRLGSSPGIREKSRTPPSSSESSPERAEISRSPLRRSRSGSPPRPREKSRSPPRPREKSRSPPRPREKSRSPPRPREKSRSPPRRSRSGSSPRPREKSRSPPRRSRSGSSPRPREKSQSPPRPREKSRSPPRPREKSRSPPRRSRSGSSPRPREKSRSPPRPREKSRSPPRPREKSRSPPRRSRSGSSPRPREKSRSPPRPREKSRSPPRHSRSGSSPRPREKSRSPPRPREKSRSPPRRSRSGSSPRAREKSRSPARYGSSGSFLRSREKSRSPARYSISGSSLRLREKSRSTPRRGRSSSSPRPREKLGASPRSSRSGSSPERPKGPTRRGRSSSPSRRGKWRSSLRRGRSGSSPRRTRSRSISRRGKSRSSLRRDRSISSPGRSRSRSTSRFSRRRERSPSSPRRSRSRTPPRRARAGSSPQRRGSRQPRSRSPPKLDVSRTPASSYHGRSKASPARTRSGSGSPKRAGRRSRSPPVLEKYPKVGAADKAAPGRAEKTSPVVLVPIRRSPSRSPPAPDESSPKARKAHSPAPKIHSPRPEGSLGAVRNGGPAPTWTLNSCPAAPGGSPPAGRLPQAKGPEKVRSSSSSSSSSSSTSHKVPSPLPAPLPVLPPKEEDREGPKVKLEPPAPEVPGDLPDKARGGAAKALVPLPVPPRTPSKEKRSSSTSSSSSSSSSSSSSSSSSSSDSSSSSSESSHDSPASKGPDLETAKKEPPSPAQKELAREGRPLELAKRKRRSRSSSSSSSSSSSSSSSSSSSSSSSSSSSSSSSSSSSSSSSSSSPKPGPQPQPKAAPKKPSPEQRRSRSPRKPIDSLRDSRSLSYSPAERRRPSPPEPPLAQRDRHSDKPSQRSRGTNSRSPGRKRRRETPSPPHAARRRASRSP; encoded by the exons ATGTACAATGGGATAGGGCTCCCCACTCCCCGGGGCAGCGGCACCAACGGCTACGTCCAGCGCAATCTCTCGGCCGTGCGGCACAAGAAGGAGCGAACCGACTACAAGTCGGAGGAGGAGCTCAGGAAGCTGGAGTCGTCTCTGGTGAAGAAGCCCAACCAGGAGATCCTGGACCATGAGCGCAAGCGCAAGGTGGAGCTGAAATGCCTGGAGCTGGCCGAGCTCATGGAGGAACAGGG ctacGCCGAGGGCGAGATCCAGGAGAAGGTGGCGACCTTCCGGCTCATGCTCCTGGAGAAGGACGTGGCGCTGGGCAaggagggggagcagcagcccgAGCAGAAGCCAGC ggtcaCAGAGACCCACCAGCTGGCCGAGGCCAACGAAAAGAAGAACGAGCGGCTGCGGGCGGCTTTTGGCATCAGCGAGAATTACGTCGACGGGAGTTCGTTCGACCCCAACCGCAGGGCTAAGGAGGCGGCGGCTGCGGCAGCCAAGcaacaggagcagcagaagcagtACAG CCTGGTCCATGAGTCCAGCAGCTCCCGCTCTCCATCCCCcaagcagaagaaaaagaaaaagaagaaagacaGAGGCAG GTCAGAGAGCAGATCCCCTTCtcgaagagagaggaaaaagagctctaagaagaagaaacacag GTCCGAGTCAGACTCAAAGAAGAGGAAACACAG GTCTCCCAGTCCGAAGAGCAAACACAAAGCCAaggagaagaagaggaagag ATCCACCAGCGAGTCGGCGTCCCAGAAGGGCCGAAGAGGTCGCTCGTCCTCCCcagactcttcctcctcctcggACAGCTCGCGGAGCAG GTCCCGGAGCGTCACCACTCAGAAGCGGGCCTCCCTGCCCAGCGtgacccccccagcaccgccacGGAGGAGAGCCGACCCCGAGGGCGCCTCAAAGGATGCCCTCAAGAGAGATCGCTCGGCATCCCCCGAGGTCAGCCGGCGCGCGCAGAGCAGCAGCCCCCGGAAGAGTCGAGATAAGCGAGAG aaGCGGTCGTCTCGGCACTCCCCCCGCCAGCGTTCCTCCTCCCCGTCGCCCGTCTCCGAGGGGAAAATAAAGGACAAGGATCGCCCCTGGCAGCCAGAGCGCAAATCCACCCCCGCCCCGTCCTCGGAGCGTGAGCCCCGCCCTCAACGCCGCTCCCCGTCCCCTGAGCCGGCCCGAGAGAGGGCCTCATCCGGCCACAAGCGCCCACCCTCCAAGGAGACCAAGTCCCCCCGATCCTCCTCCCCGCCTCCCAAAAAGCCAGTGGCTGATCGCCCCAAGAGCCCGTCCCAAGCGGCTGCTCCCTCGCCACCGGCCACCACCCGGAAGGCCCAGCTGTCCCGCTCGGGCTCTGAGAGCGACGAAaactcgtcctcctcttcccccgAGCGGGATAAGCCGGCCCCGAGCAGACAGGAGAAATCGAAGGGCTCCCAGCGCCGGGACCGCTCCAGTTCTTCCCCAGAGCCCTCCCAGCCTGCTAAGGTTGCCTCCAAACCCTCGTCCCGGCGTGAGCGCTCTGGCACCCCGGCAAAGAGCGCCAAAACCCGCTCCCTTTCCAAGAGAGAcgccaggtcccggtcccggacGCCCCCTTCCCGCAGGGAGCGTTCCCGCACCCCGCCCCGCCGGGGAGGCCGTTCCCGCACCCCACCCCGCCGGGGGGCCCGTTCCCGTACGCCACCGAGACGGGGCCGGTCCCGATCCCGGAGCCCCCAGTGGAGAGGCAGGTCCCGGAGCCCCCAGAGGTGGGGACGGTCCCGTTCCCGCACTCCGCCCAGGTGGGGCAAATCCCGTACGCCCCAGAGGAGGGGGAGATCTCGCAGCCCTCAACGGCGAGGGTGGTCTCGCTCCAGGACACCCCAGAGGCCTGGCTGGTCTAGGAGCCGGAACACGGCAAGGCGGGGTCGGTCTAGAACCCCGCCCCGGCgaggcaggtcccggtctagaACCCCGCCCCGGCgaggcaggtcccggtctagaACCCCGCCCCGGCgaggcaggtcccggtctagaACCCCTCCTCGGCgaggcaggtcccggtctagaACCCCTCCTCGGCgaggcaggtcccggtctagaACCCCGCCCCGGCgaggcaggtcccggtctagaACCCCGCCCCGACGAGGCAGGTCAGGGTCCTCTCCCAGGCGGGAGAAATCACTCATTTCAGCCAGGAGGAGCCGCTCTGGGTCATCAGCCGAGCGGAGGAAAAAATCCAGGCTGCCCCTGCGAAGGAGCCTGTCTGACTCGTCACCAGATGTGAAGCAGAAATCCAGGAAAGTGTCAAGACGCAGCCGCTCCGCATCATCCCCTCGGCTACAGAAGAAATCCAGATCATCGCCCCGGAGGAGCCGCTCTGGCTCATCCCCTCGGCCAAAAAAGAAATCCAGATCATCCCCTCGGAGGAGCCGGTCAGGGTCGTCTCCAGTGCTGAAGAAGAAATCCAGAACGCcgtccaggaggaggaggaggaggaggtctggATTGTCTCCGGCACTCAAAAAGAAATCCAGATCACCGCCTAGAAGAAGCCGGTCTGGATCATCTCCAGAAGTGAAGAAAAAATCCAGATCACCTCCAAGACGAAGGAGGTCTGGATCTTCTCCACTGGCGAGAAAGAAATCCAGATCATCGCCAAGACGAAGCAGGTCTAGGTCCTCGCCAGTGTTGAAGAAGAAATCTAGATCACCCCTGAGACGAAGCAGGTCTAGCTCCTCGCCAGTGTTGAAGAAGAAATCTAGATCGCCCCCGAGACGAAGCAGTTCTGGGTCCTCTTCAGTGGCAAAGAAGAAATCCAGATCACCGCCTGTGAGAGGCCGATCTGGGTCGTCTCCAGCATTGAGAGAGAAATCTAGATCGCCCCCGAGACGAAGCAGATCTGGATCATCTCCAGTGGTGCGAGAGAAGTCTAGATCACCCCCGAGACGAAGCAGATCTGGATCATCTCCAGTGGTGAGAGAGAAATCTAGATCACCCCTGAGACACAGCAAATCTGGATCATCTCCAGCTGTGAGAGAGAAACCGAGATCACCACTGAGACGAAGCAGATCTGGATCCTCTCCAGAACAGAGAGGGAAATCCGTATCACCTCCTGTGAGAAGCCGGTCTGACTCCTCTCCTGGGTTGAAGAAGAAGTCTAGGTCTCCTGCAAGGCAAAGTGGGCTTGGATCTTCGCCAGCCGTGGAAGGGAAATCCAGATCTCCTGCAGTGAGAAGCAGATCTGGATCCTCTCCAGAACAGAGAGGGAAATCTGTATCACCTCCTGTGAGAAGCCGGTCTGACTCCTCTCCTGGGTTGAAGAAGAAGTCTAGGTCTCCTCCAAGGCAAAGTGGGCTTGGATCTTCGCCAGCTGTGGAAGGGAAATCCAGATCTCCTGCAGTGAGAAACAGATCTGGATCCTCTCCAGAACAGAGGGGGAAATCTGTATCACCTCCTGTGAGAAGCCGGTCTGACTCCTCTCCTGGGTTGAAGAAGAAGTCTAGGTCTCCTCCAAGGCAAAGTGGGCTTGGATCTTCGCCAGCTGTGGAAGGGAAATCCAGATCTCCTGCAGTGAGAAACAGATCTGGATCctctccagacctgaagaagctgTCTAAGACCTCTCCAAGACACAGTGGTGCTGGGTCTTCTCCAGTGGTGGAAGAGAAATCAAGTTTACTTCCAAGATGCAGCCAGTCTGGATCTTCTCCAGAACTGATGAAGAAATCCAGATCGCCGCCTGTGATAGGCAGGTCGGGATCCTCTCCAGAACTAAATGATAAATCTAGCTCCTCACTCCCAAGACAAAGCCAATCAGGATCCCCTCCAGAACCAAAAAAGAAATCCAGATCACCTCCAAGATGTGTTAAACCTGGTGCCTCTCCAGTGGTGAAAGAAAAGTCCAGATCTCCCCAGCCATGGCAAAGCCGATCCGGATCCTCTCCAGAAGTGAAAAAGAAATCCCCATCACCATCCATAAGAGGGGCCTCTGTAGAGCAAGCAAAATCCAGATCGCCTCCCTCACTGAGCGGATCCGGATCATTGTTGACGTTGAAAGGGAAATCCAGTTCGCCCCCAAGACACAGCCGATCTGGATCCTCTCCAGGGTCAGGAAGCAAACTTGGAGCAGTTTCAAAACACAACAGGCCTGGGGTTTGTCCAGAAGCTACAGAGCTAGTGAGGATTTTAGCAGGTCAGGTCAAGCCAGTGTCTCCTGAGGCAAAAGACAAATATGGAACGTCCCCAAGAAGGAGCAGATTGGGGTCATCCCCTGGCATCAGAGAGAAATCCAGAACACCTCCGAGCAGCTCAGAGTCTTCTCCAGAACGGGCAGAAATATCCCGATCGCCTCTGAGACGCAGCAGGTCTGGTTCGCCCCCCAGGCCCCGAGAGAAGTCCCGATCGCCCCCCAGGCCCCGAGAGAAGTCCCGATCGCCCCCCAGGCCCCGAGAGAAGTCCCGATCGCCCCCCAGGCCCCGAGAGAAGTCCCGATCGCCCCCGAGgcgcagcaggtctggctcatcTCCCAGGCCCCGAGAGAAATCCCGATCGCCCCCGAGGCGCAGCAGGTCTGGTTCATCTCCCAGGCCTCGAGAGAAATCCCAATCGCCCCCCAGGCCCCGAGAGAAGTCCCGATCGCCCCCCAGGCCCCGAGAGAAGTCCCGATCGCCCCCGAGgcgcagcaggtctggctcatcTCCCAGGCCCCGAGAGAAATCCCGATCGCCCCCGAG GCCCCGAGAGAAGTCCCGATCGCCCCCCAGGCCCCGAGAGAAGTCCCGATCGCCCCCGAGGCGCAGCAGGTCTGGTTCATCTCCCAGGCCTCGAGAGAAATCCCGATCGCCCCCCAGGCCCCGAGAGAAGTCCCGATCACCCCCGAGGCACAGCAGATCTGGTTCATCTCCTAGGCCTCGAGAGAAATCCCGATCGCCCCCCAGGCCTCGAGAGAAGTCTCGATCACCCCCGAGGCGCAGCAGGTCTGGTTCATCTCCCAGGGCTCGAGAGAAATCCCGATCTCCTGCTAGATATGGCAGTTCCGGCTCATTTCTGAGATCTAGAGAGAAATCCAGATCTCCCGCAAGGTACAGCATATCCGGCTCGTCCCTAAGACTTCGAGAGAAATCCAGATCCACTCCAAGGCGTGGCAGGTCCAGTTCATCCCCGAGACCTCGAGAGAAGCTGGGGGcgtctcccagaagcagccgctCTGGGTCGTCTCCAGAGAGACCCAAAGGCCCAACAAGGCGTGGCCGATCCAGCTCTCCCTCCAGAAGGGGGAAGTGGAGATCTTCCCTGCGGCGAGGAAGATCCGGGTCTTCGCCCAGGAGAACCCGGTCCCGGTCCATCTCCAGACGAGGCAAATCCAGAAGCTCCCTGCGGAGAGACCGATCCATCTCGTCGCCCGGCAGGAGCCGCTCAAGATCCACCTCGCGATTCTCCCGCCGCCGGGAGCGTTCGCCATCCTCACCCCGTCGCAGCAGATCCCGCACGCCGCCCCGCCGAGCCCGAGCGGGGTCCTCCCCCCAGCGCCGCGGCTCCCGCCAGCCCCGCTCCCGCTCCCCACCGAAACTGGACGTCTCCCGCACCCCGGCCTCTTCCTACCACGGCCGCTCAAAGGCGTCGCCGGCCAGGACCCGCTCAGGCTCCGGCTCGCCAAAACGAGCCGGGAGGAGGTCCCGCTCCCCACCGGTGCTGGAGAAATACCCCAAAGTGGGAGCAGCCGACAAGGCAGCACCAGGCAGAGCTGAGAAGACGTCGCCCGTGGTGTTGGTGCCCATCCGGCGCAGCCCGTCCCGCTCCCCGCCGGCTCCGGATGAGTCCTCTCCCAAAGCCAGGAAAGcccattcccctgcccccaagatCCACTCCCCGCGGccggaggggtccctgggggcggTGAGGAACGGGGGTCCGGCGCCCACCTGGACCCTGAACTcctgccctgctgcccctgggGGCTCCCCGCCTGCCGGCCGCCTCCCCCAAGCCAAAGGGCCAGAGAAAGTCagatcttcctcctcttcctcctcctcctcctcctccacctcccacaaggtgcccagccccctgcccgccCCACTCCCGGTGCTGCCCCCCAAGGAGGAAGACAGGGAAGGGCCCAAGGTCAAGTTGGAGCCGCCAGCCCCGGAGGTGCCCGGGGACCTGCCAGACAAAGCCAGGGGCGGAGCCGCCAAGGCGCTGGTGCCGCTGCCGGTGCCTCCCCGCACCCCGTCCAAAGAGAAGAGGAGCTCGTCCACCTCCTCGTCTTCGTCGTCCtcgtcttcttcctcctcctcgtcctcttcctcctcctccgactccagctccagctcctcagAGTCCAGCCACGACTCCCCGGCGAGCAAGGGGCCCGACCTGGAGACGGCGAAGAAAGA GCCACCGAGCCCGGCGCAGAAGGAGCTGGCCCGTGAGGGGCGCCCCCTGGAGCTGGCCAAGCGGAAACGCCGTTCccgaagctccagcagctccagcagcagctcgtCGTCAtcatcctcctcatcttcctcctcgtcttcctcctcctcctcgtcatcctcctcctcatcctcttcttcctcctcgtcctcgtcctcctcctcccccaagccggggccccaaccgcagcccaaggcagcccccaagaaGCCCTCACCTGAGCAGAGGCG ctcccggaGCCCCCGGAAGCCGATCGACTCCCTGCGCGACTCGCGCTCTCTCAGCTATTCCCCGGCCGAGCGGCGCCGGCCCTCCCCTCCGGAGCCCCCCCTGGCCCAGCGGGACCGGCACAG